A genomic stretch from Phycisphaerae bacterium includes:
- a CDS encoding HAD-IIIC family phosphatase — translation MASSKPLGGEFDPRQANALLDEVHRQPTIAKIAQAARVLGPHRSALATAPVRVACLSSFTFDPLKSALELQGLRAGFAFDVHIGPYGQFDRELIDPASGTTAFKPDVVLLAVRLHDVSPAIYDGFNSLSSVEAEQRIDDWMARLRSALTTFRQHSAATVLLQNYEVPAWPALGIAGAAAPLSQAALIERAGQALRELASSMENVYVMDYDALVARHGRARWTDRRMALYARIPVSAENYWALAGFYVQHLRPLYGLSKKVLVLDADNTLWGGVVGDVGMEGIALGPDYPGSAYVAMQRRALELYHRGIVLCIASKNEPGSVEEVLDRHPEMVLRREHFSAMRINWRSKPENLQDMAAELNLGIDSFVFVDDSPVECDLVRTTLPSVLTVALPAEPAEYAAAIEALDCFEQWSISAEDRQRGALYRAEAGRRSLQTAAVDMPTFYRQLEMEMTLGVNEPAAVSRAAQMTQRTNQFNMHTIRCSEDDIRRFMASGDSLVVTLALKDRFGDNGTVGLAVVRRGRDEWVLHLLLMSCRILGRTVEQAFVDWIAARASASGASKLVGEFVPTKKNAPFAGFYGSCGFAAGPAEGTLQRWMKPLDGRSPTLPDWLKITVNNADESR, via the coding sequence ATGGCGTCGTCCAAACCACTCGGGGGGGAATTCGATCCGCGACAAGCGAACGCGCTGCTGGACGAGGTCCATCGGCAGCCGACCATCGCGAAGATCGCTCAGGCGGCGCGGGTTCTCGGGCCCCACCGATCGGCACTTGCGACGGCGCCGGTGCGGGTGGCGTGTCTGTCGTCGTTCACTTTCGATCCACTCAAGTCGGCGCTGGAACTCCAGGGATTGCGCGCGGGTTTCGCGTTCGATGTACACATCGGGCCGTACGGGCAGTTCGATCGTGAGTTGATTGATCCCGCATCGGGGACGACGGCCTTCAAGCCCGATGTGGTCCTGCTCGCCGTTCGATTGCACGACGTATCGCCGGCGATTTACGACGGGTTTAATTCCCTGTCGTCCGTTGAGGCCGAGCAACGGATAGACGATTGGATGGCACGGCTGCGTTCGGCGTTGACGACGTTTCGTCAGCACTCGGCAGCGACAGTGCTCCTTCAGAATTACGAAGTGCCGGCCTGGCCGGCGCTGGGGATCGCGGGCGCGGCCGCCCCACTGTCGCAAGCGGCGTTGATTGAGAGGGCCGGCCAGGCACTCCGTGAATTGGCGTCGTCGATGGAAAATGTCTACGTAATGGATTACGACGCCCTTGTCGCGCGGCACGGTCGGGCGCGGTGGACCGACCGGCGGATGGCCCTCTATGCGCGGATTCCCGTGTCGGCGGAGAACTATTGGGCGCTGGCGGGTTTTTATGTACAGCACCTTCGGCCGCTGTACGGATTGTCGAAGAAGGTGCTCGTGTTGGACGCGGACAACACGCTGTGGGGCGGCGTGGTGGGTGATGTCGGGATGGAAGGCATCGCCCTGGGGCCGGATTATCCCGGCAGCGCGTATGTCGCGATGCAGCGGCGGGCGCTGGAGCTTTATCATCGCGGCATTGTGTTGTGCATCGCTAGCAAGAATGAGCCGGGCAGCGTCGAGGAAGTCCTGGACCGGCATCCGGAGATGGTCCTGCGGCGCGAGCATTTCTCGGCGATGCGGATCAACTGGCGGTCAAAGCCGGAAAATTTGCAGGATATGGCGGCGGAACTCAACCTGGGGATCGACAGTTTTGTGTTCGTGGATGACAGCCCCGTCGAGTGCGATTTGGTGCGTACGACGTTGCCTTCGGTATTGACGGTGGCGCTGCCGGCGGAGCCGGCGGAGTATGCGGCGGCGATCGAGGCGCTGGATTGCTTCGAGCAGTGGTCGATCTCGGCCGAAGACCGGCAGCGCGGCGCGCTGTATCGCGCGGAGGCGGGCCGGCGTTCGCTGCAAACAGCGGCGGTGGATATGCCGACGTTCTATCGACAGCTTGAAATGGAGATGACGCTCGGCGTCAATGAGCCGGCGGCCGTTTCACGGGCGGCGCAGATGACGCAGCGAACCAATCAGTTCAACATGCACACGATCCGGTGCAGTGAGGATGACATCCGCCGCTTCATGGCGTCCGGCGACAGCCTGGTGGTCACGCTTGCCCTGAAGGATCGATTCGGGGACAATGGGACGGTCGGGCTGGCCGTTGTGAGGCGCGGCCGCGACGAATGGGTCCTTCATTTGCTGCTGATGAGTTGTCGCATCCTGGGCCGAACCGTCGAACAGGCATTTGTGGATTGGATCGCCGCGCGGGCGAGCGCCTCGGGCGCAAGCAAGCTGGTGGGTGAATTCGTGCCGACCAAAAAGAATGCTCCCTTCGCCGGGTTCTACGGTTCCTGTGGGTTCGCGGCAGGTCCTGCGGAGGGGACGCTGCAGCGATGGATGAAGCCGCTGGATGGCCGGTCGCCGACGCTGCCTGATTGGTTGAAGATCACCGTAAACAACGCCGACGAGAGTAGATGA